From the genome of Rarobacter incanus, one region includes:
- a CDS encoding alpha/beta hydrolase produces the protein MSAVGRKFVALLAAGTAILANLGCSAPTYDKVQVSLPTSSDGGQGQLATGANAEADRSIPKNLRRYYRQAIDWSTCDGSFECGSITVPLDWADPGTAQVSIALKKLPAARKAQGSLLINPGGPGESGTEFVTHVKRIFGQDTLNAYDVIGFDPRGTGLSSGIRCYSDERWDARLAQSFPFTASGMDEARASSRMFAQACKAAVGDLLAHVDTQSVARDMDAIRSALGEKKLNYLGYSYGSLLGSTYAALFPGRAGRMVLDSAIDPRVDPAQMEIDQAAGFEAALKSYVAYCLEQSGCPLSGSVDDGLAQIATLLDDVSQSPLTGADDRQLTQSRALVGIIYPLYSRSLWPVLTSALGEAIRDRNGSQLLANSDSYESRNEDGSFDGTAGQAFVAISCLEPQTTLTLARGTEIADSIMRAAPTLGDAWVQRVWDCYDWPYSPIERDYDVSARGTGPIVVIGSTGDPATPYSWAQGLSEVLDGGILVTYEGEGHGAYGMSNDCVLGVVDDYLVSGTVPKDGTTC, from the coding sequence GTGAGCGCGGTGGGACGCAAGTTCGTTGCCTTGCTGGCGGCGGGGACCGCTATCCTGGCGAATCTTGGGTGTTCAGCGCCAACCTACGACAAGGTGCAGGTTTCGCTGCCCACGTCGAGCGACGGCGGGCAGGGGCAGTTGGCAACGGGGGCGAACGCGGAAGCCGATCGCAGCATCCCCAAGAATCTGCGCAGGTATTACCGGCAGGCAATCGACTGGTCCACCTGCGATGGCTCATTCGAGTGCGGGAGCATCACTGTGCCGCTCGACTGGGCGGACCCGGGCACCGCCCAGGTATCCATCGCGTTGAAAAAGCTGCCGGCGGCCCGTAAGGCGCAGGGCTCGCTGCTCATCAACCCCGGCGGACCAGGCGAATCGGGAACCGAATTCGTGACCCACGTCAAGCGCATTTTCGGGCAGGACACCCTCAACGCCTACGACGTGATCGGCTTCGACCCGCGCGGTACCGGTCTGAGCAGCGGTATTCGCTGCTACTCCGACGAGCGGTGGGACGCCCGCCTGGCGCAGTCCTTCCCCTTCACGGCCAGCGGGATGGACGAGGCCCGGGCCTCGTCCCGCATGTTTGCGCAAGCCTGCAAGGCCGCGGTGGGGGACCTGCTGGCCCACGTCGACACCCAGTCGGTTGCCCGCGACATGGACGCGATCCGCAGCGCGCTGGGGGAGAAGAAGCTGAACTATCTGGGCTACTCGTACGGCAGCCTGCTCGGAAGCACCTACGCGGCGCTCTTCCCGGGACGGGCCGGGCGCATGGTGCTAGACAGCGCGATCGATCCGCGGGTGGACCCGGCGCAAATGGAAATCGACCAGGCCGCCGGCTTCGAAGCGGCGCTGAAGTCATACGTTGCTTACTGCCTGGAACAATCCGGGTGCCCGTTATCCGGAAGCGTCGATGACGGCCTGGCCCAGATCGCGACCCTGCTCGATGACGTCTCGCAATCGCCACTGACCGGTGCGGATGACAGGCAACTGACCCAGAGCCGTGCGCTTGTCGGGATCATCTATCCGCTGTATTCACGATCGCTGTGGCCGGTGCTCACCAGCGCGCTCGGGGAGGCGATTCGGGACCGGAATGGTTCGCAACTCCTTGCCAATTCCGATTCGTACGAATCACGCAACGAGGACGGTTCCTTTGATGGGACCGCGGGGCAGGCCTTTGTTGCCATCAGCTGCCTGGAACCGCAGACGACGCTGACGCTCGCCCGCGGCACCGAGATAGCCGACTCGATCATGCGGGCGGCGCCGACCCTGGGCGATGCGTGGGTGCAGCGGGTGTGGGACTGCTACGACTGGCCCTACTCCCCGATCGAGCGTGACTACGACGTCAGCGCGCGGGGCACCGGGCCCATTGTGGTCATCGGGTCGACGGGCGATCCCGCGACCCCGTATTCGTGGGCGCAGGGGTTGTCCGAGGTGCTGGACGGCGGCATCCTGGTCACCTATGAGGGCGAGGGACACGGAGCCTACGGCATGTCCAACGACTGCGTCCTTGGCGTTGTTGACGACTATTTAGTCAGTGGCACTGTGCCGAAGGATGGGACAACCTGCTGA
- a CDS encoding DNA polymerase III subunit delta': MSESNVWDELVGQPGAVAQLQRAVRDPASMTHAWLLTGPPGSGRSNAALAFAAALECPNGGCGTCASCRSIAAGTHPDVTVMRTNKVTITIDEVRELVSKAGRTTVSGPWRIMMIEDADRMLERTTNVLLKAIEEPAPHTVWILCAPSPLDVLVTIRSRCRQVGLRVPAPEAVADLIVKRDGIDRETALTAARAAQSHIGRARRFAREPQILAQRNAVLEEVLRLSDVTGAVATAGRIIAAVKAEAGAVADQVESKERAHLLATLGALDLKTLPPAVRAQVRQLEDDQKRRRKRRETDTIDQMLTDISGALRDVLVAQLSAEVPAINEKLEDAILACANRTEPSHVVAAIDAVRTARLRIEGNVAPILAVEAMLIAIAMPAVSHLAAGPQGAG, encoded by the coding sequence GTGAGCGAATCCAACGTCTGGGATGAGTTGGTGGGGCAACCGGGGGCGGTCGCCCAATTGCAGCGTGCGGTCAGGGATCCCGCGTCGATGACGCACGCGTGGTTGCTGACGGGGCCCCCGGGGTCGGGCAGGTCGAATGCCGCACTGGCCTTCGCCGCTGCATTGGAATGCCCCAACGGCGGGTGTGGGACGTGCGCGTCGTGCCGCTCGATCGCGGCCGGGACGCATCCGGATGTAACGGTGATGCGCACCAACAAGGTCACGATCACGATTGATGAGGTGCGGGAGCTGGTATCGAAAGCCGGGCGCACGACCGTGAGCGGGCCGTGGCGGATCATGATGATCGAAGACGCTGACCGCATGCTCGAACGGACCACGAACGTTTTGCTCAAGGCGATCGAGGAACCGGCACCGCACACCGTCTGGATCCTCTGCGCGCCCAGCCCGCTGGACGTTCTGGTGACGATCCGTTCGCGTTGCCGACAGGTGGGCCTGCGCGTTCCTGCCCCCGAGGCCGTCGCCGATCTTATCGTCAAGCGCGATGGAATCGACCGCGAAACTGCGTTGACAGCGGCGCGGGCCGCGCAAAGCCACATCGGTCGCGCGCGCAGATTCGCTCGCGAACCGCAGATCCTCGCGCAACGCAACGCGGTGCTGGAAGAGGTCCTGCGGCTCAGCGACGTTACCGGCGCGGTCGCAACCGCCGGCAGAATCATCGCCGCGGTGAAGGCGGAAGCCGGCGCGGTCGCCGATCAGGTTGAATCTAAGGAGCGCGCTCACCTGCTGGCGACGCTGGGGGCGCTGGACCTCAAGACGCTGCCTCCCGCGGTGCGGGCGCAGGTGCGCCAGCTAGAAGACGACCAGAAGCGCCGCCGCAAGCGCCGCGAGACGGACACGATCGACCAGATGCTGACGGACATCTCAGGGGCCTTGCGCGACGTCCTGGTCGCGCAGTTATCGGCCGAGGTGCCCGCAATAAACGAAAAGCTCGAAGACGCGATCCTGGCCTGCGCCAATCGCACCGAACCGTCGCACGTGGTCGCGGCGATCGACGCAGTGCGGACCGCGAGGCTACGCATCGAGGGCAACGTGGCGCCAATACTCGCCGTCGAGGCGATGCTGATCGCGATCGCGATGCCTGCCGTTTCCCACCTGGCCGCCGGGCCGCAAGGCGCGGGGTGA
- the tmk gene encoding dTMP kinase → MNPDAAVDPEAGIFVSFEGGDGVGKSTQIDLLASALRAQTAREVIATREPGGTALGTQLRQMVLHGRDMSARAEALIFAADRAQHVAEIIRPALARGAFVVTDRYADSSIAYQAAGRKLSVDDVEALSRWATGGLQPTLTVLLDMSPAVAAARSNGDADRMESTTVEFRERIRAAFLERAASDPQRWLVIDASMSIARVHGEIMAECGRRGWVNS, encoded by the coding sequence GTGAATCCAGACGCTGCTGTTGACCCCGAGGCGGGCATTTTCGTCTCCTTTGAAGGAGGCGACGGGGTAGGCAAATCCACCCAGATCGACTTGCTGGCGAGCGCCCTGCGTGCACAGACCGCCCGCGAGGTGATCGCAACCCGCGAGCCCGGTGGAACAGCGCTGGGAACGCAACTTCGCCAGATGGTGCTGCACGGACGCGACATGAGCGCCCGCGCGGAGGCGCTGATCTTCGCCGCAGACCGCGCCCAACACGTCGCTGAGATAATTCGCCCGGCGCTGGCTCGCGGCGCGTTCGTGGTAACCGATAGGTACGCGGATTCCTCGATCGCGTACCAGGCGGCCGGGCGCAAACTATCCGTCGATGACGTCGAGGCACTTTCGCGGTGGGCGACGGGTGGGTTGCAACCCACCCTCACCGTGTTACTGGATATGAGCCCCGCCGTCGCAGCGGCGCGCAGCAATGGCGATGCCGATCGGATGGAGAGCACCACCGTTGAGTTCCGCGAGCGGATCCGCGCAGCGTTCTTGGAACGTGCCGCGAGCGACCCGCAGCGCTGGCTGGTGATTGATGCGAGCATGTCCATCGCGCGGGTGCATGGGGAGATTATGGCCGAGTGCGGCAGGAGGGGATGGGTCAATTCGTGA
- a CDS encoding Gfo/Idh/MocA family protein → MAICIDDLPAARPLDKGAPVPDPSTAPAIRWGILGAGGIARMFARAVQHHTVSQIAAVGSRSEEKARSFAHDFHVPRAYASYEDLVASRDVDAIYVASPHSHHRDHALLALEAGKPVLVEKAFARNATEGLEIFERALRSDLFAMEAMWTRFLPATALVHEIINSGQIGEIVSIIADHGQRLDFDPYGRLLNPALAGGALLDLGVYTVAYAHDFLGAPASMQATGKLTDTGVDGQAALLLDYPGKAVAALHTTLWAKTATTAVIAGSEAWIEVPGDFYCPASVRLHLPDGLTKEISPGFPAGHAGLAFEAAEVARCIDAGQIQSARNPWRDTIEVLTVLDRARAALGVVYPGEGD, encoded by the coding sequence ATGGCAATCTGCATCGACGATCTGCCCGCCGCGAGGCCGCTCGACAAGGGGGCGCCGGTGCCGGATCCCTCGACAGCACCGGCTATTCGCTGGGGGATTTTGGGCGCCGGAGGCATAGCGCGCATGTTTGCGCGCGCGGTCCAACACCACACGGTTTCCCAGATTGCGGCGGTGGGATCGCGCAGCGAAGAAAAGGCGCGTTCCTTCGCGCACGACTTTCACGTCCCGCGCGCCTATGCAAGCTACGAGGACCTGGTTGCGAGCCGCGACGTTGACGCAATCTACGTTGCGAGCCCCCACTCGCACCATCGCGACCACGCCCTGCTGGCGCTCGAGGCTGGCAAGCCGGTGCTGGTGGAGAAAGCCTTTGCGCGCAACGCGACCGAGGGCTTGGAGATTTTTGAACGAGCGCTCCGCTCCGACCTATTCGCTATGGAGGCGATGTGGACGCGCTTCCTGCCGGCCACAGCATTGGTCCACGAGATAATCAACTCGGGACAGATCGGCGAGATCGTTTCGATCATCGCGGACCACGGGCAGCGACTCGATTTCGATCCGTACGGGCGTCTTCTCAACCCCGCGCTCGCTGGCGGGGCGTTGCTGGACTTGGGTGTTTACACGGTCGCTTATGCGCACGATTTTCTCGGGGCGCCCGCGTCCATGCAGGCAACCGGGAAGCTCACGGACACCGGGGTGGACGGGCAGGCCGCGCTACTCCTTGACTATCCTGGCAAGGCGGTCGCAGCGCTGCACACGACGCTGTGGGCGAAAACGGCGACGACGGCGGTCATCGCGGGCAGCGAGGCGTGGATCGAGGTCCCCGGGGACTTTTACTGCCCCGCATCGGTTCGCCTGCACCTGCCTGACGGGCTCACGAAGGAGATTTCGCCCGGATTCCCGGCCGGACACGCGGGGCTGGCGTTCGAGGCCGCGGAGGTGGCGCGGTGCATCGATGCCGGGCAGATTCAAAGCGCCCGCAATCCATGGCGCGACACGATCGAGGTGCTTACCGTCTTGGACCGGGCGCGCGCCGCGCTTGGCGTCGTGTATCCGGGTGAGGGCGACTAG
- a CDS encoding DUF4190 domain-containing protein, with amino-acid sequence MDEPYRGYRYDQGGAVPQADSAGGKNPYAAPVQSEFPQPGYSQPGYSQPGYSQPGYSQPGYSQPGYTQSGYTQSGYSQVGYAQPPAGVTNAFAIVSLVTAVLGLGPVPVVFGHLALNKINRTGESGRGLAIAGLIIGYLTIALYLLFVVVIVVALASVSGDGMATATAV; translated from the coding sequence GTGGACGAACCATACCGCGGATACAGGTACGACCAAGGCGGGGCCGTGCCGCAGGCCGACTCCGCTGGTGGCAAGAATCCATACGCCGCGCCGGTCCAGTCTGAGTTCCCGCAGCCCGGCTACTCTCAGCCCGGCTACTCTCAGCCCGGCTACTCTCAGCCCGGCTACTCTCAGCCCGGCTACTCTCAACCGGGCTATACCCAGTCGGGCTATACCCAGTCGGGATATTCGCAGGTCGGGTACGCGCAGCCCCCGGCTGGCGTCACCAACGCGTTCGCGATCGTCTCGCTGGTAACGGCGGTTTTGGGGCTCGGGCCGGTGCCGGTTGTTTTTGGGCATCTCGCGCTGAACAAGATAAACCGCACGGGAGAATCCGGCCGCGGCCTCGCGATCGCGGGCCTGATCATCGGCTACCTAACAATCGCGCTCTACCTCTTGTTCGTTGTCGTTATAGTTGTGGCGCTGGCCTCCGTGTCTGGCGACGGCATGGCTACCGCAACGGCCGTATAG
- the topA gene encoding type I DNA topoisomerase — translation MSAGRKLVIVESPAKARTISGYLGDEYEVEASVGHIRDLPQPSDLPADMKKGPFGKFAVDVENGFEPYYEVYADKKKKVRELKAALKDADELYLATDEDREGEAIAWHLLEALKPKVPVHRMVFHEITREAIERALGNTRSIDARLVDAQETRRILDRLYGYEVSPVLWRKVRQGLSAGRVQSVATRLVVERERERMAFISAGYWDLAGVFAPLTGPDAGHAFEARLLLLDGKKVATGRDFDDQGKLKNRDAIAMDEAAARALVAALEGRPAAVSSLETKPYTRKPAAPFTTSTLQQEASRKLRLSSRQTMRVAQSLYENGYITYMRTDSSALSTQAVNAARKQISELYGADYVPASPRVYAKQAKGAQEAHEAIRPAGDSFRTPQDVRGTLSGEEFRLYELIWKRTVASQMADARGNTATVRIEMETAAGGGQVATFGASGTVVTFPGFLAAYEESRDADRYSKAADSADKRLPQMAKGDALSADELSAEGHATTPPPRYTEASLVRALEERGIGRPSTYAATISVIQDRGYVTNRGQALVPSWLAFAVTRLLEEHFGQIVDYDFTAQMEADLDAIASGNEDRVAWLTKFYFGGDGEADRAGLHDLVADLGDIDAKDINSVMIGNDIRVRVGRYGPYLEDLSAPVKEGENPPRASIPDDIAPDELTVEKAKELLAAGADGGRILGIDPASGHEIVAKPGRFGPYVTEVLPEPVLEEGLSAAAKKRALAALPKPRTASLFKSQSIETMTLDDALQLLSLPRVVGTDPETGTEITAQNGRYGPYLKRGTDSRTIGSEEELFTITLEQALAIYAQPKRGRGGTSASAPLRELGQDPTSQKPIVIKDGRFGPYVTDGVTNRTLPRDATVESVTFDQAVELLAEKRAKGPAKRTARAPRRAGNSSAKKK, via the coding sequence CGTCGGTGGGGCACATCCGTGACCTGCCGCAGCCTTCCGACTTGCCTGCGGATATGAAGAAGGGGCCGTTCGGTAAGTTCGCCGTCGATGTCGAGAACGGGTTCGAACCGTACTACGAGGTGTATGCGGACAAGAAAAAGAAGGTCCGCGAACTCAAGGCGGCGCTCAAGGACGCCGACGAACTCTACCTCGCGACCGATGAGGACCGCGAGGGTGAGGCCATCGCGTGGCACCTCTTGGAGGCCCTCAAGCCCAAGGTGCCCGTGCACCGGATGGTATTTCACGAGATTACCCGCGAGGCCATTGAACGCGCGCTGGGCAACACCCGCAGCATCGATGCGCGCCTGGTGGATGCGCAAGAGACGCGGCGGATCCTGGATCGCCTTTACGGGTACGAGGTTTCACCCGTGCTGTGGCGCAAGGTGCGCCAGGGGTTGAGTGCGGGGCGCGTGCAATCGGTCGCGACTCGTTTGGTAGTCGAGCGCGAGCGCGAACGCATGGCCTTCATCTCGGCCGGCTATTGGGATCTTGCTGGAGTTTTTGCGCCGCTGACCGGGCCCGACGCGGGCCACGCGTTCGAGGCGCGGCTGCTGCTCCTTGACGGCAAGAAGGTCGCGACCGGTCGCGACTTCGACGATCAGGGAAAGCTCAAGAATCGGGACGCCATTGCGATGGACGAGGCCGCCGCCCGCGCATTGGTCGCCGCCCTGGAGGGCCGGCCCGCTGCGGTTTCGAGCCTGGAGACCAAGCCGTACACCCGCAAGCCGGCCGCGCCATTTACGACATCGACCCTGCAACAGGAGGCATCGCGCAAGCTGCGCCTGTCTTCCAGGCAGACCATGCGAGTCGCCCAATCCCTGTACGAAAACGGTTACATCACTTACATGCGCACCGACTCGTCGGCGCTGAGCACGCAGGCGGTCAACGCGGCGCGCAAGCAGATCAGCGAACTGTACGGCGCGGACTACGTTCCCGCCTCGCCGCGCGTTTACGCCAAGCAGGCCAAGGGGGCGCAGGAGGCGCACGAGGCCATCCGGCCCGCCGGTGATTCGTTTAGGACTCCGCAGGATGTCAGGGGCACGCTTTCGGGCGAGGAATTCCGGCTCTACGAACTGATCTGGAAGCGGACGGTCGCCAGCCAGATGGCGGACGCGCGCGGCAACACGGCGACTGTGCGCATCGAGATGGAAACCGCCGCCGGCGGCGGGCAGGTGGCTACGTTCGGTGCCTCTGGCACGGTTGTGACGTTCCCGGGGTTCTTGGCGGCCTACGAGGAATCGCGCGATGCCGATCGTTATTCGAAGGCAGCAGACAGCGCCGACAAGCGCCTGCCGCAGATGGCCAAGGGTGATGCGCTGAGCGCCGATGAGCTTTCGGCCGAGGGGCACGCGACGACCCCGCCACCGCGTTACACCGAGGCTTCCTTGGTGCGTGCGCTTGAGGAACGCGGGATCGGGCGACCGTCGACGTACGCGGCGACCATCTCTGTGATCCAGGATCGCGGTTACGTCACCAATCGCGGGCAGGCGCTGGTGCCCAGCTGGTTGGCCTTCGCCGTGACGAGGCTGCTTGAAGAGCACTTTGGGCAGATCGTCGACTACGACTTCACGGCGCAAATGGAGGCCGATCTGGACGCCATCGCGTCCGGTAACGAGGACCGCGTAGCCTGGCTCACCAAGTTTTACTTCGGGGGGGACGGCGAGGCCGACCGCGCCGGCCTGCACGATTTGGTCGCCGACCTGGGCGATATCGATGCCAAAGACATCAATTCGGTGATGATCGGCAACGACATCCGCGTGCGGGTGGGCCGATACGGGCCGTATTTGGAGGATCTGTCGGCGCCCGTCAAGGAGGGCGAAAACCCCCCGCGTGCCTCCATTCCCGATGACATAGCTCCCGATGAACTCACCGTCGAAAAGGCGAAGGAACTGCTGGCGGCCGGCGCCGACGGCGGGCGCATCTTGGGGATCGACCCGGCCAGCGGTCACGAGATCGTGGCGAAGCCGGGAAGGTTCGGCCCGTACGTGACCGAGGTGCTGCCGGAACCTGTTCTGGAAGAGGGATTGAGCGCGGCCGCGAAGAAACGGGCGCTCGCGGCGTTGCCGAAGCCGAGGACCGCCTCGCTGTTCAAATCGCAATCGATCGAAACTATGACACTCGATGACGCGTTGCAGCTGCTCTCTCTGCCGCGTGTGGTCGGAACCGATCCCGAGACCGGCACCGAAATCACCGCCCAGAACGGCCGGTACGGCCCGTACCTGAAGCGGGGAACCGATTCGCGGACGATCGGTTCGGAGGAGGAACTGTTCACGATCACGCTGGAGCAGGCTCTGGCGATCTACGCGCAACCCAAGCGGGGAAGAGGCGGCACGAGCGCCAGCGCGCCGCTGCGGGAGTTGGGGCAGGATCCGACCTCGCAGAAGCCGATCGTGATCAAGGACGGGCGATTCGGGCCCTACGTGACCGACGGCGTCACCAACCGGACACTGCCACGCGATGCGACCGTCGAGTCTGTAACCTTTGACCAAGCGGTCGAATTGCTTGCCGAGAAGCGGGCCAAAGGACCGGCGAAGCGAACGGCGCGGGCTCCGCGGCGGGCGGGGAACTCGTCGGCGAAAAAGAAGTAA